The following is a genomic window from Chitinophaga caseinilytica.
CTGTGCTGGAAAGAGCCTTTCCGGCTCGATGTGACGCCGTTGCTGATAGTGGGAGAAAACCGGCTGCGCATCCGTGTGGCAACGCTTTGGCCGAACCGCCAGGTGGGCGATGCGCATCTGCCGAAAGAAAATACATTCAACTCCGCCAATTACATGACGGTGCTTCCTGCATGGTGGACGGGCAACGCGGAGAATCCCGGGCGCCGGGTTACCATTTCCACCTGGGATAATTACCTGCCCGGGGATCCGCTGCTGGAATCCGGTCTGGTAGGCCCGGTGCGGATGTTGGTGGCCTGGGAATGGGAGGGTTGATCGCGTGTTTGATAGCGGAAGACGGGCGGTTGTATATATCAGGTGCCGTTCAAAACACACAAACATGACAGCTATAAATATGTCAGCCCTTTCGTTTTTTGAATGTATTTTCTCACTACTTTTGATTCGTTGATGCTTCTATCACGGGCATCGGCAAAAGGGGGCCAGGCAAGTGGCTGCCGACAATTCCAGATCCAGAAAGATATTTTTTTTAACCCAATTGTTGTATAAACCCAAAGAAGTGATTTCGAGTTAATAGTTTAATAGTGTTTGCCTTTGTGCAACATATTTCTGAACTGCTTTCCACTTACATCGCACAAGAACTAAACCGCCGGCTGTTTATCCGGCAGGCGGTTTGGTTTCCCATAATCAAAGCATTTTTGTGGGCGGGGTAACATTTTTGCCGGGCGTATGCCGGGCATATGTTGGGCATCCAGTGTGCCGGAGTGCGGCGAACTGGGAAAAGTATTTTTGGAAAATCATGGACGGGGTAACATGATTGCCGGGCGAGTTCTGCGCTTGCAGTGTGCTGGAGTGCGACATAAGCAGGAGGTTGTGGGAAAAGAAAAGGCGCCGTTGTAGCGGCGCCTAGTTATGTAGTTTGTTGAAACTTCGCGTACGTGTTGGAGTGATGCTTTAGCTACCTTTTGCTTTGAAGCTTCTTCGGCAACCAGTTATTGATTTAGGTCAGCGAAGGTTTGTTTCGGCTTTGGTGCTTAGGCAGCTTTTTACTTTGCAGATGCTTCGATAGTTCGTTCGTGCAAAGTTGAAAGCGCAATTACTTTTTACGGAATTGCGGCTGCGATTACTTATGTATCTCCGAAGTGAAATGGAACTCGATATCGGGATTGTTGGCCCGTTCGGTATTGAGGTACCATTCTGATTGCGCAAGGTACACGAGGTGACCGTCTTTATCCTGCACTACGTTGGCGCCTTTGAAGCGGGTGAATTCTTCCAGCTTCTTTTTATCGCCGGTGATCCAGCAGGCTTTGTAGAAGGGCAGTGTATTGAACTGGCAGGAAGCGCCGTATTCCTGGAGCAGGCGGTATTGGATTACTTCGAACTGGAGGTCGCCCACGCAGCCAATGATCTTGCGGTTGCCGTTGTGTTGGGTGAAAAGCTGGGCCACGCCTTCGTCGGTCAGCTGGGAAATTCCTTTCTCCAGTTGCTTGGTTTTCATGGGGTCTTTGTTCACCAGTTCCTTAAACAGTTCAGGCGAGAAGCTGGGGATACCGGTGAAGAAGAAGTTTTCTCCTTCGGTGAGCGTATCGCCGATCTTGAAGTTGCCGGTATCGAAAAGGCCCACCACATCGCCGGGGAACGCGTCGTCCACGATGTTCTTTTCCCGCGCCAGGAAGCTGTAGGGGTTGGCGAAGCGCACGTCTTTGTCGAGCCGTACGTGGTGGAAATATTTATTCCGCTCGAACCGTCCGGAGCATACGCGCAAGAACGCGATACGGTCTCTGTGCCGGGGATCGAGGTTGGCGTGTATCTTGAAAATGAAGCCGGAGAACTTGTCTTCCGTGGCTTTCACTTCACGGGTGCTGGCTTCACGGTCGCGCGGGATAGGGGCGATGTCTACGAAAGTATCCAGGAGGTCTTTGACCCCGAAGTTGTTCACGGCAGAGCCGAAGAACACGGGGGCCAGTTTGCCTTCCAGGTAGGGTTGCGCGTCGAAGGTATCGTAAACGCCTTCGATCAGTTCCACGTCGTTGCGCAGCTGCGCGGCGTCCGTGGCGCTGAAAAGCTCGTCGATCCGCGGGCTGGTCAGATCGGCCAGCGGCACGATATCTTCGTCGGTAGCCTTGCGGTTGGCCGCGAAGGAAACGAAGCTTTTGTCGTACAGGTTGTATACGCCCTTGAAATCCTTGCCGCCGTTGATGGGCCAGCTGAGGGGGCGTACGCGGATGTTGAGCAGTTCTTCCAGCTCATCGAGCAGGTCGAAAGGGTTTTTACCGTCGCGGTCGAGCTTGTTGACGAAGATGATCACGGGCGTGTCGCGCATGCGGCAGACTTCCATGAGCTTCTTGGTCTGTTCTTCCACGCCTTTCACGCAGTCGATCACCAGTACAACGCTGTCGACCGCCGTGAGGGTACGGTAAGTATCTTCGGCGAAGTCTTTGTGACCGGGGGTATCGAGGAGGTTAATGAGAATGTCCCGGTATTCGAACGTCATTACGGAGGTGGCAACGGAGATACCGCGCTGCCGTTCGATCTCCATGAAGTCGGAAGTGGTGTGTTTTTTTATCTTGTTGGATTTCACCGCGCCTGCCGTCTGGATGGCCCCGCCGAAGAGCAGGAACTTCTCCGTGAGGGTGGTTTTACCGGCGTCAGGGTGGGCGATGATCGCGAATGTTTTCCTTTTATTGATCTCGTTGATGTACTTCATCGTTTAATAAATGGCTGCAAAGGTACATTTTTCCGGGAAAAAGGAGCGCCTTCGAGGCGGATGGCATTGGTTTATATGTTATTTTTGGTTTATGCTATCATCGCTCAAGATATTTTGGAACAGTCTGAAAATGGCCCTGCAGGAGCTGCGGGTCAATAAGCTGCGGACTTTCCTGTCGCTGCTGGGCATTACCATCGGCATTTTCTGCATCATCGCGGTACTGACGGTGACGGAGAGTATGGAGACTTCCATCCGGAAAGACCTTAACTCGCTGGGCACCAACGTGATCTATGTCGAAAAGTGGCCTTGGGACGGCGGGGGTGAATGGTGGCAGTATGTGAACCGCCCGCAGCCCAAATTCCAGGAAGTCCGCCAGGTCAAAGACAAAGTAGGCTCCGCAGATGCCGTCACTTTCACTTTTTCCACCAGCGGCCGGAAAGTGGAGTTCGGGTCGGACTATATGGACCAGGTAGCCCTCATCGCCACATCGGCCGATCTTGACAAGATGCAGACCATCGAACTGGCGGCCGGGCGGTATTTTAGTCCCTCCGAATTCAACAGCAGTTCCAACGCCGTAGTGCTGGGCTGGAACATCGCCGACGGGCTTTTCGGCAACGTGGACGCTGCCGTGGGCAAGGAGATCCGCGTATCCAGCCGGAAGTGCCGGGTGATCGGGGTACTGAAACGGAAAGGGGACAGCATGATCGGCGGGGTGCTGAACGACGATTGTGTGCTCATGAACTACCTCTACGCCCGTACGATCGTGGACGAGCGGAACTGGAATACGAATACGACCATATTGGTCCGTTCTGCTGACGGTATCCCCACCGCGCAGCTGAAAGACGACCTCACGGGGGCCATGCGGGCCATCCGGCGGTTGAAACCGGCAGACGGGAACGATTTTGCCCTGAACGAGATCACCACGGTGCAGGGGGAACTCACCACGCTCTTTACCTACATCAACGCCGGCGGCTGGATGATCGCAGCATTCGCGTTGCTGGTGGGCGGTTTCGGGATCGCGAACATCATGTTCGTGACAGTAAAGGAAAGAACGAATATCATCGGCCTGAAAAAGGCCATAGGCGCCCGCCCGGGCGTCATATTGACGGAATTCCTCATCGAGTCCATGATCCTTTGCATGGTAGGCGGTGGCCTGGGGCTGCTATTCGTCTACGGGGGCGCCCTGATCGCCAGGAACATGTTCAGCTCCTTCCAGATCGGGCTTTCGATCGGCAATATCATCCTCGGGTTTTCCATTTCCGGGATCGTGGGGATCATTGCCGGGTTCATTCCCGCTTACACCGCCAGCAAGCTCGACCCAGTTGTGGCGATCAGGAGCAATTGACGATTTCCGGAAATCTCCAATGTGCCGCGTTATTGAACCGACGGCAAAAATCAGCATTTCAGTCATGAATCAGTTGAATCCCATTGCGATGAAATTAGCGGAGTTAAAAAAACTTGAAAAGAAGGACTGCATCTTCCTGGAAGATGTTGATCCCATTTTCCGGGACGACCTGCAAACATTCATCATCGGAGAAACGATGACTTTGAAGGACGGGAAACTGATCATTCATCGTAGCCTGTTTCGAAGATGGCTTCAAAAAATCCAAACCGAAGGGTTAGATCACAAGAAAGACGCTACAACATGACTACTGAAAAATTCGAAAAGATCAATTCGCTGAAAAACCGCATTGATAGTCTTAACGATATGAAGGAATGGGATGATTCGTTTATCGAAATGGTAAAAACGGACTTCACCTATAACTCCAACAAGCTTGAAGGAAATGCGCTCACTTTCGGACAGACGATTGCGGCATTGAAGGATCTTGTTACACCAGGGAGCCACGCTTCGAGCGACATACTGGACGTGATAAATCATCAGGAAATTTTGGACGTCGTATTCGATAATCACCGCACGGAAAAGATATCCGTTGAAAACATCCTGCAACTCCATAAAGTCTTGATGAAATACATCGTTCAATGGGAAGACGACGGTCATTACAGTCCCGGACGTTTTAAAATGTTCGAGAACGCGACCATGCTGAGCGGTGGTAAAATTTATCGATATTTACCTCCTGCCGAAGTGCCGGATGCGATGGAAGCCCTCGTGACTGCCATCAATCACCAACTTACCGGGGTAGATTATGCTGATATCAACCGGCATCCGCTTACGATAGCCACCCGATTTCATCAACAGTTTCTCGATATTCATCCGTTTAGCGACGGCAATGGCAGGATAGCCCGGATTTTCGTAAACCTGATACTGCTGAAAACCGGTTTTCCGCCAATTTTCATTAAGGAAGTTGACCGGAAAACATATCTCCACCTGTTCGAGCTATCCCAAAAGGATATCCTTCCCATGCAGGAATTTTTTGCCGACAAACTCCTTGAAAGCCTGGACGTTAAGTTGGATTTCGTGCTCCAGGCGATCCAGTCCGGCGAAACGGCTGCATAGCCATCCCGGGTTGCAGCTTCCTTCTTTGGCACACCAATTGCCTTCCCCTCCATATCTTTGCACGCAATTCAAATCAACCGATGAAACACATATTCCTTGCCGGCGCCCTTTGCATGACGCTCTTTTCGGGATGCGAGACCACTCAACAGATCCTCAGTACGCTGCCCACTACCACAACCACCGGTCAGCCCAACAGTTTCCAGATCGCCGCAGGCCTCAAAGAAGCCCTCAGCATAGGTGCCCAGAATTCCGCCAGCCGCCTTTCCGCGCCCAACGGGTTCTTCGCCAACGCCATGCTCAAAATCCTCATGCCCCCCGAAGCGCAGAAAGTGGAATCCACCCTCCGCAACCTCGGCATGGGCAACGTTGTCGATAAAGCCATCCTCGCCATGAACCGCGGTGCCGAAGAAGCCGCCAAATCAGCTGCGCCCATCTTCGTGAACGCCATCAAACAAATGTCCATCACCGACGCTATCGGTATCCTCCGCGGGGGCGACTTCGCCGCTACCAACTATTTCAAGCAAAAAACCACTTCAGCCCTCACCACCGCCTTCAGCCCCGTGATCAACAACGCCCTGAAGAAAGTAGACGCCACCAAATATTGGGCAGACGTATTCACCGTCTATAACAAATTCTCCAAAACACCCGTCAATACCGACCTTACCGCCTACGTCACCGAACGCGCCATCAACGGCATCTTCCATGAAGTAGGAGCGGAGGAACAAAAAATCCGTAAAGACCCCGCCGCCCGCGTCACCGAGCTCCTCAAAACAGTCTTCGGCAGCTCGCTGGCCCAGAACAAATAATCACTTGCCCGTCGAAAATAGCCATGGCCCGCCCGAACGGCCGTTCCCGCAGGCCATGGCCTTTTTATATAATGGTTTAGGTGCATGTGTGCCGGCAGGGCATGCATTTCCGGTGGTTTTCGCGTAACTTTGCGGACTTATGCCGGTTAACATACTTGCCATAGAATCTTCCTGCGACGATACCAGCGCAGCCGTCATCT
Proteins encoded in this region:
- a CDS encoding DUF4197 domain-containing protein, yielding MKHIFLAGALCMTLFSGCETTQQILSTLPTTTTTGQPNSFQIAAGLKEALSIGAQNSASRLSAPNGFFANAMLKILMPPEAQKVESTLRNLGMGNVVDKAILAMNRGAEEAAKSAAPIFVNAIKQMSITDAIGILRGGDFAATNYFKQKTTSALTTAFSPVINNALKKVDATKYWADVFTVYNKFSKTPVNTDLTAYVTERAINGIFHEVGAEEQKIRKDPAARVTELLKTVFGSSLAQNK
- a CDS encoding ABC transporter permease, coding for MLSSLKIFWNSLKMALQELRVNKLRTFLSLLGITIGIFCIIAVLTVTESMETSIRKDLNSLGTNVIYVEKWPWDGGGEWWQYVNRPQPKFQEVRQVKDKVGSADAVTFTFSTSGRKVEFGSDYMDQVALIATSADLDKMQTIELAAGRYFSPSEFNSSSNAVVLGWNIADGLFGNVDAAVGKEIRVSSRKCRVIGVLKRKGDSMIGGVLNDDCVLMNYLYARTIVDERNWNTNTTILVRSADGIPTAQLKDDLTGAMRAIRRLKPADGNDFALNEITTVQGELTTLFTYINAGGWMIAAFALLVGGFGIANIMFVTVKERTNIIGLKKAIGARPGVILTEFLIESMILCMVGGGLGLLFVYGGALIARNMFSSFQIGLSIGNIILGFSISGIVGIIAGFIPAYTASKLDPVVAIRSN
- a CDS encoding Fic family protein encodes the protein MTTEKFEKINSLKNRIDSLNDMKEWDDSFIEMVKTDFTYNSNKLEGNALTFGQTIAALKDLVTPGSHASSDILDVINHQEILDVVFDNHRTEKISVENILQLHKVLMKYIVQWEDDGHYSPGRFKMFENATMLSGGKIYRYLPPAEVPDAMEALVTAINHQLTGVDYADINRHPLTIATRFHQQFLDIHPFSDGNGRIARIFVNLILLKTGFPPIFIKEVDRKTYLHLFELSQKDILPMQEFFADKLLESLDVKLDFVLQAIQSGETAA
- a CDS encoding peptide chain release factor 3; this translates as MKYINEINKRKTFAIIAHPDAGKTTLTEKFLLFGGAIQTAGAVKSNKIKKHTTSDFMEIERQRGISVATSVMTFEYRDILINLLDTPGHKDFAEDTYRTLTAVDSVVLVIDCVKGVEEQTKKLMEVCRMRDTPVIIFVNKLDRDGKNPFDLLDELEELLNIRVRPLSWPINGGKDFKGVYNLYDKSFVSFAANRKATDEDIVPLADLTSPRIDELFSATDAAQLRNDVELIEGVYDTFDAQPYLEGKLAPVFFGSAVNNFGVKDLLDTFVDIAPIPRDREASTREVKATEDKFSGFIFKIHANLDPRHRDRIAFLRVCSGRFERNKYFHHVRLDKDVRFANPYSFLAREKNIVDDAFPGDVVGLFDTGNFKIGDTLTEGENFFFTGIPSFSPELFKELVNKDPMKTKQLEKGISQLTDEGVAQLFTQHNGNRKIIGCVGDLQFEVIQYRLLQEYGASCQFNTLPFYKACWITGDKKKLEEFTRFKGANVVQDKDGHLVYLAQSEWYLNTERANNPDIEFHFTSEIHK